In Juglans regia cultivar Chandler chromosome 13, Walnut 2.0, whole genome shotgun sequence, the following proteins share a genomic window:
- the LOC108984989 gene encoding LMBR1 domain-containing protein 2 homolog A-like isoform X1, which translates to MWVFYLISLPLTLGMVAITLKYFAGPDVPRYVLFTVGYTWFCSISIIILVPADIWTTLMHHHNGGISFFWSLSYWSTFLLTWVVVPTIQGYEDAGDFTVTERLKTSIHTNLVFYLCLGAIGLFGLILLVLLQKNWSGGILGFAMACSNTFGLVTGAFLLGFGLSEIPKGIWRNSDWTARRKVLTHKVAKTALKLDDAHQEFSNAIVIAQATSKQMSKRDPLRPYMNIIDNMLLQMLKEDPSFKPQGGRLGENDMDYDTDEKTMATLRRQLRGAREEYYRYRSEYMNFVLEALQLEDTVKNYEHRNATGWKYISSFRPEHMGTLGSLLDMIELMWRCILEKQLKKLLAIILGCISAAIILAEATILPSGVDLSLFSILINAVKRQEVFVQVAAFIPLMYMCMCTYYSLFKIGMLMFYSLTPRQTSSVSLLMICSMVARYAPPISYNFLNLIRLDGDEKTLFEQRMGNIDDAVPFFGKGFNKIYPLIMVVYTLLIASNFFDRVIEYFGNWKIFKFQNDSDDTDGFDPSGVIILQKERSGLEQGHKFAEHVIPLARNFNNISISLESGSSSLDKVAPELKATDLIENEKGGQLKPLKEEDPFGRSRKAVNKKHTTTRDHYKKASNMDFEKNVTSSTADASKTQIAEAGPSSGLTSKWEAMKTGFQNFKSDIGANRFIPLRQLRETKLESRVSSSESLEEIFQRLKQPTINHRRFSKDDDDDDDYLYDQVMNIEKMSPSR; encoded by the exons ATGTGGGTTTTCTATCTCATATCGCTGCCTCTAACTCTGGGCATGGTGGCCATCACCTTGAAATATTTCGCCGGACCCGACGTCCCTCGTTACGTTCTCTTCACCGTCGGATACACCTGGTTCTGCTCTATCTCCATCATTATTCTCGTCCCCGCCGACATTTGGACG ACTTTAATGCACCACCACAATGGAGGGATATCCTTTTTTTGGAGCTTGTCATATTGGAGTACTTTTTTGCTTACATG GGTTGTGGTGCCCACTATTCAGGGTTATGAAGATGCTGGGGACTTCACTGTGACAGAAAGATTAAAGACTAGCATACACACAAACTTAGTATTTTACCTCTGCCTTGGCGCCATTGGACTTTTTGGTCTTATCCTACTCGTTCTTTTACAGAAAAACTG GAGTGGTGGTATTCTAGGTTTTGCCATGGCTTGCTCAAATACTTTTGGACTTGTTACTGGTGCATTTCTTCTTGGCTTTGGTTTGAGTGAAATTCCAAAGGGCATTTGGAGAAATTCAGATTGGACTGCTCGCCGAAAGGTTCTGACACATAAAGTTGCCAAAACGGCCTTGAAACTCGATGATGCTCATCAAGAGTTTTCAAATGCTATTGTA ATTGCTCAGGCAACGTCTAAGCAAATGTCCAAGCGCGATCCTTTGAGACCCTACATGAATATCATTGATAATATGCTTCTTCAAATG TTAAAAGAAGATCCTTCCTTCAAACCTCAAGGTGGAAGATTAGGAGAGAATGATATGGACTATGATACTGATGAGAAAACAATGGCAACACTAAGACGTCAACTTCGTGGAGCTCGAGAGGAATATTACCGATATAGAAG TGAATATATGAACTTTGTCTTGGAAGCCCTTCAGCTGGAAGATACTGTAAAAAATTATGAGCACCGGAATGCCACAGGATG gaAATATATTTCAAGCTTTAGGCCTGAACACATGGGCACACTAGGTTCTCTTCTTGATATGATTG AGTTGATGTGGCGGTGTATCCTAGAGAAGCAACTTAAGAAACTTTTGGCAATCATATTAGGTTGCATCTCTGCTGCAATTATTTTAGCCGAGGCTACTATACTGCCCAGTGGAGTTGATTTGTCTCTCTTCTCTATTCTCATAAATGCTGTCAAAAGGCAGGAGGTATTTGTGCAg GTAGCTGCTTTCATCCCTCTAATGTATATGTGCATGTGCACATATTATTCCTTGTTTAAAATTGGAATGCTGATGTTTTACTCGCTGACACCCAGGCAAACAAGCTCAGTCAGCTTGCTTATGATATGCTC GATGGTTGCACGATATGCCCCTCCAATTTCATACAACTTTCTCAATCTCATTCGTCTTGATGGAGATGAAAAGACTCTCTTTGAACAG AGAATGGGAAATATCGATGATGCTGTCCCTTTCTTTGGAAAAGgatttaataaaatctaccccCTTATTATGGTTGTATACACCCTGTTAATTGCTAGCAATTTTTTTGACCGGGTGATTGAATATTTTGGGAACTGGAagatattcaagtttcaaaatgATTCAGATGATACTGATGGATTTGATCCATCAGGAGTAATTATTTTGCAGAAAG AACGGTCTGGGCTTGAGCAAGGGCATAAATTCGCTGAGCATGTTATTCCATTGGCAAGGAATTTCAACAATATTAGTATTAGCCTTGAATCTGGAAGCAGTAGTCTG GATAAAGTTGCCCCCGAATTGAAAGCAACTGATTTGATAGAGAATGAAAAGGGAGGTCAACTAAAACCTTTGAAGGAGGAGGATCCATTTGGCAGGAGCAGAAAAGCCGTCAACAAGAAGCACACCACCACAAGGGACCACTACAAAAAGGCATCCAATATGGATTTCGAGAAAAATGTCACCTCCTCAACTGCTGATGCAAGCAAAACTCAAATAGCAGAAGCAGGACCATCATCTGGACTAACGTCGAAGTGGGAAGCCATGAAGACTGGCTTTCAAAATTTCAAGTCCGACATTGGTGCTAATAGATTCATTCCTTTACGACAGCTTCGAGAAACTAAACTCGAGTCACGTGTTTCCTCATCGGAATCCCTGGAGGAAATATTTCAGAGATTGAAACAGCCAACCATAAACCATAGACGTTTCAgtaaagatgatgatgatgatgatgattatctCTATGATCAGGTCATGAACATCGAGAAGATGTCACCGTCCAGATAG
- the LOC108984991 gene encoding 14-3-3 protein 2-like — protein MATPPSREQIVYLAKLAEQAERYDEMVDFMKSLVSLSGSNELTPEERNLFSVAYKNAAGSRRASWRIVSSIEQKEESRGNSDHVASIRDYRAKIESELSSICGGILNLLDSNLVPSASTGESKVFYLKMRGDYQRYLAEFKTGNDRKEAAENTLTAYKTAQDIANSELAPTHPIRLGLALNFSVFYYEILNSPDRACGLAKQAFDEAIAELDTLGEDSYKDSTLIMQLLRDNLTLWTSDMQDDGTEEIKESPSEQEQ, from the exons ATGGCGACTCCCCCATCCCGCGAGCAAATCGTGTACTTGGCGAAACTCGCCGAGCAGGCCGAGCGCTACGACGAAATGGTGGACTTCATGAAGAGTCTTGTTTCTCTCTCGGGTTCAAATGAACTCACCCCGGAGGAGCGCAACCTCTTCTCCGTAGCCTATAAGAACGCCGCCGGATCCCGCCGCGCCTCCTGGAGGATCGTCTCCTCCATCGAACAGAAGGAGGAGAGCCGCGGCAACTCCGACCACGTTGCCTCTATTCGCGACTACCGTGCCAAGATCGAGTCCGAGCTCTCCTCCATCTGCGGTGGCATTCTCAACCTGCTCGACTCCAACCTCGTTCCCTCTGCATCCACTGGGGAATCCAAGGTCTTCTATCTTAAGATGAGGGGCGATTACCAGAGGTACTTGGCCGAGTTCAAGACCGGCAACGACCGCAAAGAGGCCGCCGAGAATACTCTCACCGCCTACAAAACTGCTCAG GATATTGCAAATTCCGAGCTGGCTCCAACTCATCCCATCCGGCTAGGACTGGCTCTGAACTTCTCCGTGTtttattatgagattttgaacTCTCCTGATCGGGCTTGCGGCCTTGCAAAACAG GCTTTTGACGAAGCCATCGCGGAGCTGGATACACTGGGAGAGGATTCGTACAAGGATAGCACTTTGATAATGCAGCTTCTTCGTGATAACCTCACTTTGTGGACTTCAGATATGCAG GATGACGGTACAGAGGAGATCAAAGAATCCCCGAGTGAGCAGGAGCAGTGA
- the LOC108984989 gene encoding LMBR1 domain-containing protein 2 homolog A-like isoform X3 — protein MGYEDAGDFTVTERLKTSIHTNLVFYLCLGAIGLFGLILLVLLQKNWSGGILGFAMACSNTFGLVTGAFLLGFGLSEIPKGIWRNSDWTARRKVLTHKVAKTALKLDDAHQEFSNAIVIAQATSKQMSKRDPLRPYMNIIDNMLLQMLKEDPSFKPQGGRLGENDMDYDTDEKTMATLRRQLRGAREEYYRYRSEYMNFVLEALQLEDTVKNYEHRNATGWKYISSFRPEHMGTLGSLLDMIELMWRCILEKQLKKLLAIILGCISAAIILAEATILPSGVDLSLFSILINAVKRQEVFVQVAAFIPLMYMCMCTYYSLFKIGMLMFYSLTPRQTSSVSLLMICSMVARYAPPISYNFLNLIRLDGDEKTLFEQRMGNIDDAVPFFGKGFNKIYPLIMVVYTLLIASNFFDRVIEYFGNWKIFKFQNDSDDTDGFDPSGVIILQKERSGLEQGHKFAEHVIPLARNFNNISISLESGSSSLDKVAPELKATDLIENEKGGQLKPLKEEDPFGRSRKAVNKKHTTTRDHYKKASNMDFEKNVTSSTADASKTQIAEAGPSSGLTSKWEAMKTGFQNFKSDIGANRFIPLRQLRETKLESRVSSSESLEEIFQRLKQPTINHRRFSKDDDDDDDYLYDQVMNIEKMSPSR, from the exons ATG GGTTATGAAGATGCTGGGGACTTCACTGTGACAGAAAGATTAAAGACTAGCATACACACAAACTTAGTATTTTACCTCTGCCTTGGCGCCATTGGACTTTTTGGTCTTATCCTACTCGTTCTTTTACAGAAAAACTG GAGTGGTGGTATTCTAGGTTTTGCCATGGCTTGCTCAAATACTTTTGGACTTGTTACTGGTGCATTTCTTCTTGGCTTTGGTTTGAGTGAAATTCCAAAGGGCATTTGGAGAAATTCAGATTGGACTGCTCGCCGAAAGGTTCTGACACATAAAGTTGCCAAAACGGCCTTGAAACTCGATGATGCTCATCAAGAGTTTTCAAATGCTATTGTA ATTGCTCAGGCAACGTCTAAGCAAATGTCCAAGCGCGATCCTTTGAGACCCTACATGAATATCATTGATAATATGCTTCTTCAAATG TTAAAAGAAGATCCTTCCTTCAAACCTCAAGGTGGAAGATTAGGAGAGAATGATATGGACTATGATACTGATGAGAAAACAATGGCAACACTAAGACGTCAACTTCGTGGAGCTCGAGAGGAATATTACCGATATAGAAG TGAATATATGAACTTTGTCTTGGAAGCCCTTCAGCTGGAAGATACTGTAAAAAATTATGAGCACCGGAATGCCACAGGATG gaAATATATTTCAAGCTTTAGGCCTGAACACATGGGCACACTAGGTTCTCTTCTTGATATGATTG AGTTGATGTGGCGGTGTATCCTAGAGAAGCAACTTAAGAAACTTTTGGCAATCATATTAGGTTGCATCTCTGCTGCAATTATTTTAGCCGAGGCTACTATACTGCCCAGTGGAGTTGATTTGTCTCTCTTCTCTATTCTCATAAATGCTGTCAAAAGGCAGGAGGTATTTGTGCAg GTAGCTGCTTTCATCCCTCTAATGTATATGTGCATGTGCACATATTATTCCTTGTTTAAAATTGGAATGCTGATGTTTTACTCGCTGACACCCAGGCAAACAAGCTCAGTCAGCTTGCTTATGATATGCTC GATGGTTGCACGATATGCCCCTCCAATTTCATACAACTTTCTCAATCTCATTCGTCTTGATGGAGATGAAAAGACTCTCTTTGAACAG AGAATGGGAAATATCGATGATGCTGTCCCTTTCTTTGGAAAAGgatttaataaaatctaccccCTTATTATGGTTGTATACACCCTGTTAATTGCTAGCAATTTTTTTGACCGGGTGATTGAATATTTTGGGAACTGGAagatattcaagtttcaaaatgATTCAGATGATACTGATGGATTTGATCCATCAGGAGTAATTATTTTGCAGAAAG AACGGTCTGGGCTTGAGCAAGGGCATAAATTCGCTGAGCATGTTATTCCATTGGCAAGGAATTTCAACAATATTAGTATTAGCCTTGAATCTGGAAGCAGTAGTCTG GATAAAGTTGCCCCCGAATTGAAAGCAACTGATTTGATAGAGAATGAAAAGGGAGGTCAACTAAAACCTTTGAAGGAGGAGGATCCATTTGGCAGGAGCAGAAAAGCCGTCAACAAGAAGCACACCACCACAAGGGACCACTACAAAAAGGCATCCAATATGGATTTCGAGAAAAATGTCACCTCCTCAACTGCTGATGCAAGCAAAACTCAAATAGCAGAAGCAGGACCATCATCTGGACTAACGTCGAAGTGGGAAGCCATGAAGACTGGCTTTCAAAATTTCAAGTCCGACATTGGTGCTAATAGATTCATTCCTTTACGACAGCTTCGAGAAACTAAACTCGAGTCACGTGTTTCCTCATCGGAATCCCTGGAGGAAATATTTCAGAGATTGAAACAGCCAACCATAAACCATAGACGTTTCAgtaaagatgatgatgatgatgatgattatctCTATGATCAGGTCATGAACATCGAGAAGATGTCACCGTCCAGATAG
- the LOC108984989 gene encoding LMBR1 domain-containing protein 2 homolog A-like isoform X2 — translation MMKGYEDAGDFTVTERLKTSIHTNLVFYLCLGAIGLFGLILLVLLQKNWSGGILGFAMACSNTFGLVTGAFLLGFGLSEIPKGIWRNSDWTARRKVLTHKVAKTALKLDDAHQEFSNAIVIAQATSKQMSKRDPLRPYMNIIDNMLLQMLKEDPSFKPQGGRLGENDMDYDTDEKTMATLRRQLRGAREEYYRYRSEYMNFVLEALQLEDTVKNYEHRNATGWKYISSFRPEHMGTLGSLLDMIELMWRCILEKQLKKLLAIILGCISAAIILAEATILPSGVDLSLFSILINAVKRQEVFVQVAAFIPLMYMCMCTYYSLFKIGMLMFYSLTPRQTSSVSLLMICSMVARYAPPISYNFLNLIRLDGDEKTLFEQRMGNIDDAVPFFGKGFNKIYPLIMVVYTLLIASNFFDRVIEYFGNWKIFKFQNDSDDTDGFDPSGVIILQKERSGLEQGHKFAEHVIPLARNFNNISISLESGSSSLDKVAPELKATDLIENEKGGQLKPLKEEDPFGRSRKAVNKKHTTTRDHYKKASNMDFEKNVTSSTADASKTQIAEAGPSSGLTSKWEAMKTGFQNFKSDIGANRFIPLRQLRETKLESRVSSSESLEEIFQRLKQPTINHRRFSKDDDDDDDYLYDQVMNIEKMSPSR, via the exons ATGATGAAG GGTTATGAAGATGCTGGGGACTTCACTGTGACAGAAAGATTAAAGACTAGCATACACACAAACTTAGTATTTTACCTCTGCCTTGGCGCCATTGGACTTTTTGGTCTTATCCTACTCGTTCTTTTACAGAAAAACTG GAGTGGTGGTATTCTAGGTTTTGCCATGGCTTGCTCAAATACTTTTGGACTTGTTACTGGTGCATTTCTTCTTGGCTTTGGTTTGAGTGAAATTCCAAAGGGCATTTGGAGAAATTCAGATTGGACTGCTCGCCGAAAGGTTCTGACACATAAAGTTGCCAAAACGGCCTTGAAACTCGATGATGCTCATCAAGAGTTTTCAAATGCTATTGTA ATTGCTCAGGCAACGTCTAAGCAAATGTCCAAGCGCGATCCTTTGAGACCCTACATGAATATCATTGATAATATGCTTCTTCAAATG TTAAAAGAAGATCCTTCCTTCAAACCTCAAGGTGGAAGATTAGGAGAGAATGATATGGACTATGATACTGATGAGAAAACAATGGCAACACTAAGACGTCAACTTCGTGGAGCTCGAGAGGAATATTACCGATATAGAAG TGAATATATGAACTTTGTCTTGGAAGCCCTTCAGCTGGAAGATACTGTAAAAAATTATGAGCACCGGAATGCCACAGGATG gaAATATATTTCAAGCTTTAGGCCTGAACACATGGGCACACTAGGTTCTCTTCTTGATATGATTG AGTTGATGTGGCGGTGTATCCTAGAGAAGCAACTTAAGAAACTTTTGGCAATCATATTAGGTTGCATCTCTGCTGCAATTATTTTAGCCGAGGCTACTATACTGCCCAGTGGAGTTGATTTGTCTCTCTTCTCTATTCTCATAAATGCTGTCAAAAGGCAGGAGGTATTTGTGCAg GTAGCTGCTTTCATCCCTCTAATGTATATGTGCATGTGCACATATTATTCCTTGTTTAAAATTGGAATGCTGATGTTTTACTCGCTGACACCCAGGCAAACAAGCTCAGTCAGCTTGCTTATGATATGCTC GATGGTTGCACGATATGCCCCTCCAATTTCATACAACTTTCTCAATCTCATTCGTCTTGATGGAGATGAAAAGACTCTCTTTGAACAG AGAATGGGAAATATCGATGATGCTGTCCCTTTCTTTGGAAAAGgatttaataaaatctaccccCTTATTATGGTTGTATACACCCTGTTAATTGCTAGCAATTTTTTTGACCGGGTGATTGAATATTTTGGGAACTGGAagatattcaagtttcaaaatgATTCAGATGATACTGATGGATTTGATCCATCAGGAGTAATTATTTTGCAGAAAG AACGGTCTGGGCTTGAGCAAGGGCATAAATTCGCTGAGCATGTTATTCCATTGGCAAGGAATTTCAACAATATTAGTATTAGCCTTGAATCTGGAAGCAGTAGTCTG GATAAAGTTGCCCCCGAATTGAAAGCAACTGATTTGATAGAGAATGAAAAGGGAGGTCAACTAAAACCTTTGAAGGAGGAGGATCCATTTGGCAGGAGCAGAAAAGCCGTCAACAAGAAGCACACCACCACAAGGGACCACTACAAAAAGGCATCCAATATGGATTTCGAGAAAAATGTCACCTCCTCAACTGCTGATGCAAGCAAAACTCAAATAGCAGAAGCAGGACCATCATCTGGACTAACGTCGAAGTGGGAAGCCATGAAGACTGGCTTTCAAAATTTCAAGTCCGACATTGGTGCTAATAGATTCATTCCTTTACGACAGCTTCGAGAAACTAAACTCGAGTCACGTGTTTCCTCATCGGAATCCCTGGAGGAAATATTTCAGAGATTGAAACAGCCAACCATAAACCATAGACGTTTCAgtaaagatgatgatgatgatgatgattatctCTATGATCAGGTCATGAACATCGAGAAGATGTCACCGTCCAGATAG